The following proteins come from a genomic window of Streptomyces sp. GS7:
- a CDS encoding GntR family transcriptional regulator codes for MTPPVVHSLREQIREHILEGIVSGRWQPGERIVERRIAVELEVSQTPVREALRELESLQLIESAPNKGVRVRNLTADDLKESYPVRAGLEQVAAELAAGRLAEDTAALEREVAALREADATGDGEAQVRHTVAFHREIVRAAGNAVLLHTWESLGVEVWTTLSIRWFSPEPRSHAQDHQEIVDAFRRRDPKIGTLLKAHVLSCAPRV; via the coding sequence ATGACCCCGCCCGTCGTCCATTCGCTGCGCGAGCAGATCCGCGAGCACATCCTTGAGGGGATCGTCAGCGGCCGCTGGCAGCCGGGCGAGCGGATCGTGGAGCGGCGGATCGCGGTCGAGCTGGAGGTCAGCCAGACCCCGGTGCGCGAGGCGCTGCGGGAGCTGGAGTCGCTCCAGCTCATCGAGTCCGCGCCGAACAAGGGCGTCCGGGTGCGGAATCTGACCGCGGACGACCTCAAGGAGAGCTACCCGGTGCGGGCCGGGCTGGAGCAGGTCGCCGCGGAACTGGCGGCCGGACGGCTGGCGGAGGACACCGCGGCGCTGGAGCGCGAGGTGGCGGCGCTGCGCGAGGCGGACGCGACGGGCGACGGCGAGGCACAGGTCCGGCACACGGTGGCCTTCCACCGGGAGATCGTGCGGGCGGCCGGGAACGCGGTGCTGCTGCACACCTGGGAGTCGCTGGGCGTCGAGGTCTGGACGACGCTCTCCATCCGCTGGTTCAGCCCGGAGCCGCGTTCGCACGCCCAGGACCACCAGGAGATCGTGGACGCGTTCCGGCGGCGCGACCCGAAGATCGGCACGTTGCTGAAGGCGCATGTGCTGAGCTGCGCACCGCGCGTGTGA
- a CDS encoding phosphatidylglycerol lysyltransferase domain-containing protein has protein sequence MSPEEDRPRGRWSQRGAAFGIWYLRAITFVNFLSAVWVSFGNDIRRHNVEEFFTPYLLTAGFASGAFSLFLAVTLRRRKRASWILNLVLSGLFLLVLLFAMVSAPEFRAHAQNWVSLVLTLLFAASLVAGRREFYARGDRANPKRAALTAAGGLLAASLLAAVLVTATNGAAAGSSTFVERWRYGLMRLVSLAADDSRFPGISTPNWVDVVINVLSTVLLVAVLWAAFRTVRSTDPITADDEERLRALLARHGDRDSLGYFALRRDKSVLFSPSGKAAVTYRVVGGVSLASADPLGDPEAWPGAIECWLAEAREHGWAPAVMGASEEGGTVYARHGLDALELGDEAIVETAEFTLGGRAMRTVRQAYHRIERAGYTVRIRRHEDIPPEELAQLLRLADDWRDGETERGFSMALGRLGDPGDGRCVMLECSDAEGRLRALLSFVPWGEKGLSLDLMRRDRESENGLMEFMVLELIQRAKEVEITQISLNFAMFRSVFERGSRLGAGPVLRLWRSLLSFFSRWWQIESLYRANAKYRPIWEPRYMLFEKSTDLLRIGIAAGRAEGFLEAPGLPKWLNRKHLENVR, from the coding sequence TTGAGTCCGGAGGAAGACCGCCCTCGCGGCCGTTGGTCACAGCGCGGTGCCGCGTTCGGTATCTGGTATCTGCGCGCCATCACTTTCGTCAATTTCCTCAGTGCGGTGTGGGTGTCGTTCGGCAATGACATCCGGCGGCACAACGTCGAGGAGTTCTTCACCCCGTATCTGCTCACCGCCGGTTTCGCCTCCGGTGCCTTTTCCCTGTTCCTGGCGGTGACGCTGCGGCGGCGCAAACGGGCTTCCTGGATCCTGAACCTGGTGCTGTCCGGGCTGTTCCTGCTGGTGCTCCTTTTCGCGATGGTGAGCGCACCGGAATTCCGCGCGCACGCCCAGAACTGGGTGTCGCTGGTACTGACCCTGCTGTTCGCGGCCTCGCTGGTCGCCGGGCGGCGGGAGTTCTACGCCAGGGGCGACCGGGCGAATCCGAAACGGGCGGCGCTGACCGCGGCCGGCGGGCTGCTGGCCGCCTCGCTGCTGGCGGCGGTGCTGGTGACGGCCACCAACGGCGCCGCCGCCGGGTCGTCCACGTTCGTCGAGCGCTGGCGGTACGGGCTGATGCGGCTGGTGTCGCTGGCCGCCGACGACAGCAGGTTCCCCGGGATCTCCACCCCGAACTGGGTCGATGTCGTGATCAACGTGCTCAGCACGGTGCTGCTGGTGGCCGTCCTGTGGGCGGCGTTCCGGACCGTCCGCAGCACCGACCCGATCACCGCGGACGACGAGGAGCGGCTGCGGGCCCTGCTGGCGCGGCACGGCGACCGGGACTCGCTGGGGTACTTCGCGCTGCGCCGCGACAAGAGCGTGCTGTTCTCCCCCAGCGGCAAGGCGGCGGTGACCTACCGGGTGGTCGGCGGGGTGTCGCTGGCCTCCGCGGATCCGCTGGGCGACCCCGAGGCGTGGCCGGGCGCGATCGAGTGCTGGCTGGCCGAGGCCCGGGAGCACGGCTGGGCGCCCGCGGTGATGGGCGCGAGCGAGGAGGGCGGCACCGTCTACGCCCGGCACGGGCTGGACGCGCTGGAACTGGGCGACGAAGCGATCGTGGAGACCGCGGAGTTCACCCTCGGCGGCCGGGCGATGCGGACCGTGCGGCAGGCGTACCACCGCATCGAGCGGGCCGGCTACACGGTCCGCATCCGGCGGCACGAGGACATCCCCCCGGAGGAACTGGCGCAGTTGCTGCGGCTGGCGGACGACTGGCGGGACGGGGAGACCGAGCGCGGTTTCTCGATGGCGCTGGGGCGGCTCGGGGATCCTGGTGACGGGCGCTGCGTGATGCTCGAATGCAGCGACGCGGAAGGCCGGTTGCGGGCGCTGCTGAGTTTTGTGCCGTGGGGTGAGAAGGGTCTGTCGCTGGATCTGATGCGGCGTGACCGGGAGTCCGAGAACGGGCTGATGGAGTTCATGGTGCTGGAGCTGATCCAGCGCGCGAAAGAGGTGGAGATCACTCAGATCTCACTCAACTTCGCGATGTTCCGGTCCGTCTTCGAACGTGGGTCGCGGCTCGGCGCGGGTCCGGTGCTGCGGCTGTGGCGCTCACTGCTCAGTTTCTTCTCCCGGTGGTGGCAGATCGAATCGCTGTATCGCGCCAACGCGAAATACCGGCCGATCTGGGAACCCCGGTACATGCTCTTCGAAAAGAGCACGGATTTGCTGCGGATCGGTATTGCCGCGGGCCGCGCCGAGGGCTTCCTCGAAGCGCCCGGCCTGCCGAAGTGGCTGAACCGCAAGCACCTGGAGAACGTGAGATGA
- the sucB gene encoding 2-oxoglutarate dehydrogenase, E2 component, dihydrolipoamide succinyltransferase: protein MAVSVTLPALGESVTEGTVTRWLKAEGERVEADEPLLEVSTDKVDTEIPAPASGVLASIKVAEDETVEVGAELAIIDDGTGAPVAAPAPAAAAAPAPAAQPEPAAAPAPAPVAAPAGAAEGTDVVLPALGESVTEGTVTRWLKEVGEEVSEDEPLLEVSTDKVDTEIPAPASGVLLEIVVGEDETAEVGAKLAVIGVKGAAPAAAPAPAAPAPVAAPAPAPAPAPAPAAPAPAAAAPAPAPVPAPAPAPAAAPAPVAPAPVTPAPAAGEGEGAYVTPLVRKLAQENGVNLATVKGTGVGGRIRKQDVIAAAEALKAAVPAPAAPAAAAKPGAPVIEASPLRGQTVKMPRMRKVIGDNMMKALHGQAQLTSVVEVDITAIMRMRNKAKDAFAQREGVKLSPMPFFVKAAVQALKAHPVVNARINEDEGTITYFDTENVGIAVDAEKGLMTPVIKGAGDLNIAGIARKTAELAGKVRANKITPDELSGATFTISNTGSRGALFDTVIVPPNQVGILGIGATVKRPVVINHPDLGETIAVRDMTYLALSYDHRLVDGADAARYLTTVKQILEAAEFETEIGL from the coding sequence ATGGCGGTTTCCGTAACCCTGCCGGCGCTCGGCGAGAGCGTCACCGAGGGCACCGTCACCCGCTGGCTGAAGGCCGAGGGTGAGCGCGTAGAGGCCGACGAGCCGCTGCTCGAAGTGTCGACCGACAAGGTCGACACCGAGATCCCGGCCCCGGCCTCCGGCGTGCTGGCCTCCATCAAGGTGGCCGAGGACGAGACCGTGGAGGTCGGCGCCGAGCTGGCCATCATCGACGACGGCACCGGTGCGCCGGTCGCCGCTCCGGCTCCGGCCGCCGCCGCGGCGCCCGCCCCGGCTGCCCAGCCCGAGCCCGCCGCGGCTCCGGCGCCGGCCCCCGTCGCCGCGCCCGCCGGCGCCGCCGAGGGCACTGACGTCGTCCTCCCCGCGCTCGGCGAGAGCGTCACCGAGGGCACCGTCACCCGCTGGCTGAAGGAGGTCGGCGAGGAGGTCTCCGAGGACGAGCCCCTGCTGGAGGTCTCCACCGACAAGGTCGACACCGAGATCCCAGCGCCGGCCTCCGGCGTCCTGCTGGAGATCGTGGTCGGCGAGGACGAGACCGCCGAGGTCGGCGCCAAGCTCGCGGTGATCGGCGTCAAGGGTGCGGCTCCGGCCGCTGCCCCGGCTCCGGCCGCCCCGGCCCCGGTCGCCGCTCCGGCGCCCGCCCCGGCCCCCGCGCCCGCTCCGGCGGCGCCCGCCCCGGCCGCCGCTGCCCCGGCCCCGGCCCCGGTCCCCGCGCCGGCTCCGGCTCCGGCCGCGGCTCCGGCTCCGGTCGCGCCGGCCCCCGTCACCCCCGCCCCGGCGGCCGGTGAGGGCGAGGGCGCGTACGTCACCCCGCTGGTGCGCAAGCTGGCGCAGGAGAACGGCGTCAACCTCGCCACGGTCAAGGGCACCGGTGTCGGTGGCCGGATCCGCAAGCAGGATGTCATCGCCGCCGCCGAGGCCCTCAAGGCCGCCGTCCCGGCCCCGGCCGCGCCGGCCGCCGCCGCCAAGCCGGGCGCCCCGGTCATCGAGGCGTCGCCGCTGCGCGGTCAGACCGTCAAGATGCCGCGGATGCGCAAGGTCATCGGCGACAACATGATGAAGGCGCTGCACGGCCAGGCGCAGCTGACCTCCGTGGTCGAGGTGGACATCACCGCGATCATGCGGATGCGCAACAAGGCCAAGGACGCCTTCGCGCAGCGTGAGGGCGTCAAGCTCTCCCCGATGCCGTTCTTCGTCAAGGCCGCCGTCCAGGCGCTGAAGGCCCACCCGGTCGTCAACGCCCGGATCAACGAGGACGAGGGCACCATCACCTACTTCGACACCGAGAACGTCGGTATCGCGGTGGACGCGGAGAAGGGCCTGATGACCCCGGTCATCAAGGGTGCGGGCGACCTGAACATCGCCGGCATCGCCCGTAAGACGGCGGAGCTGGCGGGCAAGGTCCGGGCCAACAAGATCACCCCGGACGAGCTGTCCGGCGCGACCTTCACCATCAGCAACACCGGTTCGCGCGGCGCCCTGTTCGACACCGTGATCGTGCCTCCGAACCAGGTCGGCATCCTGGGCATCGGTGCCACCGTCAAGCGCCCGGTGGTCATCAACCACCCGGACCTCGGCGAGACCATCGCGGTGCGCGACATGACCTACCTCGCGCTCTCCTACGACCACCGTCTGGTGGACGGCGCCGACGCCGCCCGCTACCTGACCACGGTCAAGCAGATCCTGGAGGCGGCGGAGTTCGAGACCGAGATCGGTCTCTGA
- the aceE gene encoding pyruvate dehydrogenase (acetyl-transferring), homodimeric type: MPDPVRLPYSQLDQLPDLDPEETAEWRESLDAVAEAAGPHRAAYLMRRALEHTARTEGTDLPSLLETDYVNTIPTSAEPAFPGDEALEARITAWNRWNAAAMVTRGSKLGLGGHIATFASAAWLYETGFQHFFRGKDGDGSGDQLYIQGHASPGIYARAFLEGRLTEDQLDHFRQEAGGEGLPSYPHPRRLPWLWEFPTVSMGLGPLSAIYQARFNRYLEHRGIKDTANSHVWAFLGDGEMDEPESTAALALAGREGLDNLTFVINCNLQRLDGPVRPNFKIVQELEAQFRAAGWNVVKALWGRAWDEVFALDTDGALLQRLRETPDAQFQTYATRDAAYLREHFFGASASLRALAEKLSDAKLLELFQTSRAGHEPRKVYAAYKAAVEHKGAPTVILAQTVKGYTLGTGFESRNANHQMKKLTLAEFRAMRDLLELPIPDSALDGDLVPYWRPAEDSPEMRYLRSRRTALDGPAPARKVVAKPLPMPADKTFDALKKGSGSQEIATTMAFVRLVKDLMRDKETGRRWVPIVPDEARTFGMESLFPTAGLYSPKGSTYDPVDRDQLLWYKEAKDGQILNEGITEAGSLADFTAAATSYATHGEPMIPFYIFYSMFGWQRTADQFWALADQLGRGFVIGATAGRTTMTGEGLQHADGHSHLIASTNPAAVSYDPAFAYEVAVIVKEGLRRMYGPDAEDVFYYLTVYNETKVQPAMPEGAEEGILKGLYRYRQAVSIEGADVPRLQLLASGTAIHWALEAQQLLAADWGVAADVWSAPSWTELRRDALECDAARLEGEDRVPYVTRALAGAPGPVVAVSDWMRAVPDQIAQWVEQDWTSVGTDGFGLSDTREAARRHFGVDPQSLVVQALAALARRGDVKPETVKEARERYGL, encoded by the coding sequence ATGCCCGATCCCGTGCGCCTGCCGTACAGCCAGCTCGACCAGCTCCCGGACCTCGATCCCGAGGAGACGGCCGAATGGCGCGAGTCGCTGGACGCCGTCGCCGAGGCAGCGGGCCCGCATCGCGCCGCGTACCTGATGCGCCGCGCCCTGGAGCACACCGCGCGCACCGAGGGCACCGACCTGCCCTCGCTGCTGGAGACGGACTACGTCAACACCATCCCGACCTCCGCCGAGCCCGCGTTCCCGGGTGACGAGGCGCTGGAGGCCCGGATCACCGCCTGGAACCGCTGGAACGCCGCCGCCATGGTGACCCGCGGCTCCAAGCTCGGCCTCGGCGGGCACATCGCCACCTTCGCCTCGGCGGCCTGGCTCTACGAGACCGGCTTCCAGCACTTCTTCCGCGGCAAGGACGGCGACGGCAGCGGCGACCAGCTCTACATCCAGGGCCACGCCTCCCCCGGCATCTACGCCCGCGCCTTCCTCGAAGGCCGGCTCACCGAGGACCAGCTCGACCACTTCCGCCAGGAGGCCGGCGGCGAGGGCCTGCCCTCGTACCCGCACCCGCGCCGCCTCCCCTGGCTGTGGGAGTTCCCCACCGTCTCCATGGGCCTGGGCCCGCTCTCCGCGATCTACCAGGCGCGCTTCAACCGCTACCTGGAGCACCGCGGCATCAAGGACACCGCCAACTCCCACGTCTGGGCGTTCCTGGGCGACGGCGAGATGGACGAGCCGGAGTCGACCGCCGCACTGGCACTGGCCGGCCGCGAGGGCCTGGACAACCTGACCTTCGTCATCAACTGCAACCTGCAGCGCCTGGACGGCCCGGTCCGCCCCAACTTCAAGATCGTGCAGGAGCTGGAGGCCCAGTTCCGCGCCGCCGGCTGGAACGTCGTCAAGGCCCTCTGGGGCCGGGCGTGGGACGAGGTCTTCGCGCTCGACACCGACGGCGCGCTGCTCCAGCGCCTCCGCGAGACCCCCGACGCGCAGTTCCAGACGTACGCCACCCGCGACGCCGCCTACCTGCGCGAGCACTTCTTCGGCGCGAGCGCGTCGCTGCGGGCCCTCGCCGAGAAGCTCTCCGACGCCAAGCTGCTGGAGCTGTTCCAGACCTCCCGCGCCGGGCACGAGCCGCGCAAGGTGTACGCCGCCTACAAGGCCGCCGTCGAGCACAAGGGCGCGCCTACCGTCATCCTGGCGCAGACCGTCAAGGGCTACACCCTCGGCACGGGCTTCGAGTCCCGCAACGCCAACCACCAGATGAAGAAGCTGACCCTGGCGGAGTTCCGCGCGATGCGCGATCTGCTCGAACTCCCCATCCCGGACAGCGCGTTGGACGGCGACCTGGTGCCGTACTGGCGCCCGGCCGAGGACTCGCCCGAGATGCGGTACCTGCGCTCGCGGCGCACCGCCCTCGACGGCCCGGCCCCGGCCCGCAAGGTCGTGGCCAAGCCGCTGCCGATGCCCGCCGACAAGACCTTCGACGCGCTGAAGAAGGGCTCCGGCAGCCAGGAGATCGCCACCACCATGGCGTTCGTCCGGCTGGTCAAGGACCTGATGCGGGACAAGGAGACCGGCCGGCGCTGGGTCCCGATCGTCCCGGACGAGGCCCGTACCTTCGGCATGGAGTCCCTCTTCCCGACGGCCGGCCTCTACTCCCCCAAGGGCTCCACGTACGACCCGGTCGACCGCGACCAGCTCCTCTGGTACAAGGAAGCCAAGGACGGCCAGATCCTCAACGAGGGCATCACCGAGGCCGGTTCGCTCGCCGACTTCACCGCCGCCGCGACGTCGTACGCGACGCACGGCGAGCCGATGATCCCCTTCTACATCTTCTACTCGATGTTCGGCTGGCAGCGCACCGCCGACCAGTTCTGGGCGCTGGCCGACCAGTTGGGCCGCGGCTTCGTCATCGGCGCCACCGCCGGCCGCACCACGATGACCGGTGAGGGCCTCCAGCACGCCGACGGCCACTCCCACCTGATCGCCTCGACCAACCCGGCGGCGGTCTCGTACGACCCGGCGTTCGCGTACGAGGTGGCGGTGATCGTCAAGGAGGGGCTGCGCCGGATGTACGGCCCCGACGCCGAGGACGTCTTCTACTACCTGACGGTCTACAACGAGACCAAGGTGCAGCCGGCCATGCCGGAGGGTGCCGAAGAGGGCATCCTCAAGGGCCTGTACCGCTACCGGCAAGCCGTCTCCATAGAGGGCGCCGACGTCCCGCGGCTCCAGCTGCTGGCGTCGGGCACCGCCATCCACTGGGCCCTGGAGGCGCAGCAGCTGCTGGCCGCCGACTGGGGCGTGGCCGCGGACGTCTGGTCGGCCCCGTCCTGGACGGAGCTGCGCCGCGACGCCCTGGAGTGCGACGCGGCCCGCCTGGAGGGCGAGGACCGCGTCCCGTACGTCACCCGTGCGCTGGCCGGTGCCCCCGGCCCGGTCGTCGCGGTCAGCGACTGGATGCGGGCGGTCCCGGACCAGATCGCCCAGTGGGTCGAGCAGGACTGGACCTCCGTCGGGACGGACGGCTTCGGCCTCTCCGACACCCGGGAGGCGGCCCGCCGGCACTTCGGCGTGGACCCGCAGTCGCTCGTCGTCCAGGCGCTCGCGGCGCTGGCCCGGCGCGGCGACGTCAAGCCGGAGACGGTCAAGGAGGCCCGGGAGCGCTACGGGCTGTGA
- a CDS encoding adenosylcobinamide-GDP ribazoletransferase, protein MNDAAPSTPPPPAPPSPADALRFAFGTLTVLPVRVGRWDRAAARGGMLCAPLAGLVVGLCAAALGGALLLLGGGPLLAAVGSAAVPAVLTRGLHLDGLADTADGLGSGKPADEALRIMKRSDIGPFGVVTLLFCLFAQVAAVSRLYAAGWAYGAAGVAVAAVTARCALTLASRTGVPAARPEGLGAAVAQTVPVRAALGCAALVTAGCAAAGGVFGPSGALHTALAVVLGLAAGELLLRHCRRRFGGVTGDVFGALAESAGLAALVVLALG, encoded by the coding sequence GTGAACGACGCCGCGCCCTCCACTCCCCCGCCGCCCGCACCGCCTTCGCCCGCCGACGCCCTGCGGTTCGCGTTCGGCACGCTGACCGTGCTGCCGGTGCGGGTCGGTCGCTGGGACCGGGCGGCGGCCCGCGGCGGGATGCTGTGCGCGCCGCTGGCCGGGCTGGTCGTCGGGCTGTGCGCGGCGGCGCTCGGCGGGGCGCTGCTGCTGCTCGGCGGCGGCCCGCTGCTGGCCGCGGTCGGCAGCGCGGCGGTGCCGGCGGTGCTCACCCGCGGACTGCATCTGGACGGGCTCGCGGACACCGCCGACGGGCTGGGCAGCGGCAAGCCGGCGGACGAGGCGCTGCGCATCATGAAGCGGTCCGACATCGGCCCGTTCGGGGTCGTCACGCTGCTGTTCTGCCTGTTCGCGCAGGTGGCGGCGGTGTCCCGGCTGTACGCGGCGGGCTGGGCGTACGGCGCGGCCGGGGTGGCGGTGGCGGCGGTCACCGCGCGCTGCGCGCTGACCCTGGCGTCCCGTACGGGGGTGCCGGCGGCCCGCCCCGAGGGGCTGGGCGCGGCGGTCGCGCAGACCGTTCCGGTGCGGGCCGCGCTGGGGTGCGCGGCGCTGGTGACGGCCGGATGCGCGGCGGCGGGCGGGGTGTTCGGGCCGTCCGGGGCGCTGCACACCGCGCTCGCCGTCGTGCTCGGGCTGGCGGCCGGGGAGTTGCTGCTGCGGCACTGCCGGCGGCGGTTCGGCGGGGTGACCGGCGATGTCTTCGGCGCCCTCGCGGAGAGCGCGGGGCTCGCGGCACTGGTGGTACTGGCCCTGGGCTGA
- a CDS encoding leucyl aminopeptidase, giving the protein MTALTLSTSSAATVRADAVVVGVAKGAKGVVVAPGAEAVDKAFGGKLAAVLETLGATGAEGEVTKLPTADGVKAPVLLATGLGDAPAKGEAYGNEALRRAAGSAARALAGTKKAGFALPVEDAEAAAAVGEGALLGAYTFTAFRSNGQNGKAATGRKNDTKSAPLGEAAILGAKPRDKEFKAAAERAQALAAEINRARDLINTPSNALDPKQFAAEAQAAAKEFGLQVEVLDEKALKKGGYGGLMGVGQGSEAPPRLVRIAHTHADAEKTLALVGKGITYDSGGISLKPAGHNETMKCDMSGAAAVFAAVVAAARLDLPVNVTGWLALAENMPSGSATRPGDVLTMYSGKTVEVLNTDAEGRLVLADALTRASEESPDAIVDVATLTGAMVLALGHRTFGIMANDDAFRTAIHEIAEEVGEQSWPMPMPTELRKGMDSPVADIANMGDRMGGGLVAGLFLKEFVGEGITWAHLDIAGPAFHEGAPWGYTPKGGTGSSVRTLVRLAERTAAGDLG; this is encoded by the coding sequence GTGACTGCACTGACCCTCAGTACTTCTTCCGCCGCAACGGTGCGTGCGGATGCCGTCGTCGTCGGCGTGGCCAAAGGCGCCAAGGGCGTCGTGGTCGCCCCCGGCGCCGAGGCCGTGGACAAGGCGTTCGGCGGCAAGCTCGCCGCCGTGCTGGAGACCCTCGGCGCGACCGGTGCCGAGGGCGAGGTGACCAAACTGCCCACCGCCGACGGCGTCAAGGCGCCGGTCCTGCTGGCGACCGGCCTCGGCGACGCGCCGGCCAAGGGCGAGGCGTACGGGAACGAGGCGCTGCGGCGCGCGGCGGGCAGCGCGGCCCGGGCGCTGGCCGGCACCAAGAAGGCCGGCTTCGCCCTGCCGGTCGAGGACGCCGAGGCCGCCGCCGCGGTGGGCGAGGGCGCCCTCCTCGGCGCGTACACCTTCACCGCGTTCCGCAGCAACGGCCAGAACGGCAAGGCCGCCACGGGCAGGAAGAACGACACCAAGTCGGCGCCGCTGGGCGAGGCCGCGATCCTCGGCGCCAAGCCGCGCGACAAGGAGTTCAAGGCCGCCGCCGAGCGCGCCCAGGCGCTGGCCGCGGAGATCAACCGCGCCCGCGACCTCATCAACACGCCCTCCAACGCCCTGGACCCGAAGCAGTTCGCGGCCGAGGCGCAGGCCGCGGCCAAGGAGTTCGGCCTCCAGGTCGAGGTGCTGGACGAGAAGGCGCTCAAGAAGGGCGGCTACGGCGGTCTGATGGGCGTCGGCCAGGGCTCCGAGGCGCCGCCGCGGCTGGTGCGGATCGCCCACACGCACGCCGACGCGGAGAAGACGCTGGCGCTGGTCGGCAAGGGCATCACCTACGACTCGGGCGGCATCTCGCTCAAGCCGGCCGGTCACAACGAGACCATGAAGTGCGACATGAGCGGTGCCGCCGCGGTGTTCGCCGCGGTGGTGGCCGCCGCCCGGCTGGACCTCCCGGTGAACGTCACCGGCTGGCTGGCGCTCGCCGAGAACATGCCGTCCGGCTCCGCCACCCGCCCCGGCGACGTGCTGACCATGTACAGCGGCAAGACCGTCGAGGTGCTCAACACCGACGCCGAGGGCCGGCTCGTCCTGGCCGACGCGCTGACCCGGGCCTCGGAGGAGTCGCCGGACGCGATCGTGGACGTGGCGACGCTGACCGGCGCGATGGTGCTGGCGCTGGGCCACCGCACCTTCGGGATCATGGCCAACGACGACGCCTTCCGCACCGCGATCCACGAGATCGCGGAGGAGGTCGGCGAGCAGTCCTGGCCGATGCCGATGCCGACCGAGCTGCGCAAGGGGATGGACTCCCCGGTCGCCGACATCGCCAACATGGGTGACCGGATGGGCGGCGGCCTGGTCGCCGGGCTCTTCCTGAAGGAGTTCGTCGGCGAGGGCATCACCTGGGCGCACCTGGACATCGCCGGCCCCGCCTTCCACGAGGGCGCGCCCTGGGGCTACACCCCCAAGGGCGGCACTGGCTCCTCGGTGCGCACCCTGGTGCGGCTGGCCGAGCGCACCGCCGCCGGCGACCTCGGCTGA
- the lpdA gene encoding dihydrolipoyl dehydrogenase: MANDASTVFDLVILGGGSGGYAAALRGAQLGLDVALIEKGKVGGTCLHNGCIPTKALLHAGEIADQARESEQFGVKATFEGIDIEAVHKYKDEVISGLYKGLQGLIASRKVTYIEGEGRLSSPTSVAVNGQQVQGRHVLLATGSVPKSLPGLEIDGNRIISSDHALTLDRVPQSAIILGGGVIGVEFASAWKSFGTDVTVIEGLKHLVPVEDENSSKLLERAFRKRGIKFNLGTFFDKAEYTADGVRVTLADGKTFEAEVLLVAIGRGPVSAGLGYEEQGVAMDRGYVLVDEYMQTNVPTISAVGDLVPTLQLAHVGFAEGMLVAERLAGLKTVPIDYDGVPRVTYCHPEVASVGITEAKAKELYGADKVVALKYNLAGNGKSKILKTSGEIKLVQVKDGAVVGVHMVGDRMGEQVGEAQLVYNWEALPAEVAQLVHAHPTQNEALGEAHLALAGKPLHSHD, from the coding sequence GTGGCGAACGACGCCAGCACCGTTTTCGACCTAGTGATCCTCGGCGGCGGTAGCGGCGGTTACGCCGCCGCGCTGCGCGGGGCGCAGCTGGGTCTCGACGTCGCCCTGATCGAGAAGGGCAAGGTCGGCGGCACCTGCCTGCACAACGGCTGCATCCCCACGAAGGCTCTGCTGCACGCCGGTGAGATCGCCGACCAGGCTCGCGAGAGCGAGCAGTTCGGTGTCAAGGCCACTTTCGAGGGCATTGACATCGAGGCGGTCCACAAGTACAAGGACGAGGTCATCTCGGGCCTGTACAAGGGCCTGCAGGGCCTGATCGCCTCCCGCAAGGTGACGTACATCGAGGGCGAGGGCCGGCTGTCCTCCCCGACCTCCGTCGCGGTCAACGGTCAGCAGGTCCAGGGCCGCCACGTCCTGCTCGCGACCGGCTCCGTGCCGAAGTCGCTGCCGGGCCTGGAGATCGACGGCAACCGCATCATCTCCTCGGACCACGCGCTCACGCTCGACCGCGTCCCGCAGTCCGCGATCATCCTGGGCGGCGGCGTGATCGGCGTCGAGTTCGCCTCGGCGTGGAAGTCCTTCGGCACCGACGTCACCGTCATCGAGGGCCTCAAGCACCTCGTCCCGGTCGAGGACGAGAACAGCTCCAAGCTGCTGGAGCGGGCCTTCCGCAAGCGCGGCATCAAGTTCAACCTCGGCACCTTCTTCGACAAGGCCGAGTACACCGCCGACGGCGTCCGGGTCACCCTCGCCGACGGCAAGACCTTCGAGGCCGAGGTGCTGCTGGTCGCGATCGGCCGCGGGCCGGTCTCCGCCGGTCTCGGCTACGAGGAGCAGGGCGTCGCGATGGACCGCGGCTACGTCCTGGTCGACGAGTACATGCAGACCAACGTGCCGACGATCTCGGCCGTCGGCGACCTCGTCCCCACCCTCCAGCTCGCGCACGTCGGCTTCGCCGAGGGCATGCTGGTGGCGGAGCGGCTGGCCGGTCTCAAGACCGTGCCGATCGACTACGACGGCGTCCCGCGCGTGACGTACTGCCACCCCGAGGTCGCTTCGGTGGGCATCACCGAGGCCAAGGCCAAGGAGCTGTACGGCGCCGACAAGGTCGTCGCTCTGAAGTACAACCTCGCGGGCAACGGCAAGAGCAAGATCCTCAAGACCTCGGGCGAGATCAAGCTCGTCCAGGTCAAGGACGGTGCCGTGGTCGGCGTCCACATGGTCGGTGACCGTATGGGCGAGCAGGTCGGTGAGGCCCAGCTGGTTTACAACTGGGAGGCCCTGCCGGCCGAGGTTGCGCAGCTCGTACACGCGCACCCGACGCAGAACGAGGCTCTCGGCGAGGCCCACCTGGCCCTGGCCGGCAAGCCTCTCCACTCCCACGACTGA